The segment ACAGCCAGATTTAAATGttacaactacctgagaagTCAGCAACAAAAATACTTATGATAacatggaaagcaaaaatatggTCAAATGCACGTGCAAGCAATCTCAACCTTCAAAGAACAACCAATGTGAACActtcaatatttcttttcccttttttgttaagaaaaaatcTGACCTGGACCTAAACTTTGTAgtttcagaataatttctggTTAAACAAAGTCATATTCTATTTTCATGAATAAAGCACCCGCTAACTGGTTTTCAAGCACACCAAGAAAAGCTTAATATTATATCCTAGTGAAAGATAAACCTAAATGTTCCTTTAAGAAATGAATCCAAGcattttttttgaaagactAGCTATTTTGAGGTGGATTTGTTAGTCAATGAAAGGACAGGATATCCTTGGAAGGGACACATGAAGAGCATTTCAGGAAGGAGAAATGCCAGTTCTTTGATATCACAGAAAACTTCATAATTATGAATCAAGAATATTAAAAACCAAAGTAAAGATACATGTGATCAGCTCCCTCACCGTAAATACCCTGTGGATCCAGAGTGAAACCTGCATGAAGTTCTTTCTTAATGCCTTCTGGCTGGAATcaagaggaaagaagcagaaaaagaaaatacttttgcttCATCATGTATATTAACCGAAACAACAGTTCAAAACTACAGGGTTTTTTGCATGCCACATAATTTTCTGTGGTTAAGTTTTACTTAACTGTTCTACATCTATTCCACATCTAttagagccacaaagatgattaagggaatggaacatctcccttatgaggaaaggctgagagagctgggtctctttagtttggagaaaaggagactgaggggtgacctcatcaatgtttacaaatacgtaaagggcgagtgtcaagaagatggagttaagcttttttcagtgatgaccagtgataggacaaggagtaatggatacaaattggagcataggaggtttaaggtgaatatcagaaaaaatttttttactgtgagagtgacagagccctgggacaggctgcccagagaggctgtggagtctcctttgctggagacattcaaacccgcctggacacgttcctgtgtgatgtactctaggtgaccctgctctggcaggggggttggactagatgatctttcgaggtcccttccaacccctatgattctatgattcaagcTAGTTCTACCTCCTTAAATTATTGAGaaaacttaaattttaaatataagctTAGAAAAGTATAAAATTACCTAAAAGTGTCTTGCTTGAGCAGTTGAAAATCTGAATCAAGTAACTTAGAATACAGTATTTTCCTTGCTTATTAGCTTATCATCTCTATATATACAATCTTTATGAAAATTCTTATAATCAGCgtttaaaaatgtgtgtacCCAAATAGTCAGTCATGTATTTCTCCACTGCATGCACCTCACTGATTTCAATGATACCATGTGATGTTTTGGATTCTGAcaatattaaaacaaagcaatatttatatttttatttcttgtgaCTCAATCAATATTCTATGATCTGAAAttaaaacccaccacaaaacctTGACTCTTTTTCTTACCACTACACGTAATGTTTTAACTACAATTTCACTGTTCCTGGCTGTCAGCAATGTAAAGTTGATTGTGTGAAGACCCAACTCCAAAGGCAGTATCCTGAATGTAACTGGGGATGAAGAACCACCATCCAGGCTCTTAAAGTTACAACTGCGTATCCTTGCTCCAGTAGCTGCAGAATCTCCAAAAGAACAGATCCCATTTCCAGTTGCTACTGTAACACAGAACTGAAATATTgaaagattttaaatgtttcaccACCATGACAAGTTCAACACCAGAGAAATACAAAAGCCACTACAATGAGCATTCTATTACTGTCATACTACTTTTCTGTTTACAGTGAGCAACTTTAGAATGACTACTGCTTGTACTACAGACACCAACAAACATTCAGTAGCAACACCAGGGACACACTATAGTGTATCATACACACACCTGCTTCTTACACACACCTTTAGAGAGGACACtctatttttttcatcaatagttttgcatttctgtttgaaTTTATCACCTTAAAAATAGTCATTTTATATTCAAGCCCTAGGGAATGTAACCTCTGCACTCACAAGTCGGTAATTCAAAAAGTGCAGTCACTTTCTGACAGTGTCCAAacaattggaaaagaaaaactgaattttaatttccatgAGGCAAAGTTGCCAGGCAAGAGCACGACAACATTGTAATTGGTGGAATGGCTGGAAATGAAATaatcaattatttaatttaattgttaCATAGCTGTGCAGAGCATACATAACACTAGCTGGAAGACTGGAGACATCTGATCCAAGCCACTTTTTATAATGGCTACTCACAGGGGAAATCCTATTTTAGTTTATTATGTTAAACTTTCTGTAGAACTCCTTAAGTCCACAAATTACCTTAATTGCAGCAGTTCTATGGTTATAAACTGATCCTTTTATCTCAATTTGCTCTCCTCGCACCACCGAATAAGGGACATGAACACTCAGGAAGATATCTTTTACAACCTGCATTTCCATTGGTGCAGCAACACAAATAcctaagaaaattaaaaacataaaagcagaTTATCTTCTGATAAAGAAGATTCAAAAAGTCTTAACATACTTTCCACCTTTACAGATGACTTATAACTTCTCAATGTATACTTTGAAATTGTCCAAGTTCTTCTACAAGCGACCAGGCTCTTGCTTCCTGTTCCAAGTTGCTGTCTCCCACTCTTCACACATACTTACCAACACACCAGTCCCTTgggctgcttcttcctcctcccaaaGTGAGAGACAAATTTTGTATTTGGACTGCTACCATATCTATTGGaaaatttgtttcttcctctcctcaagTCCCTGAACAGTGGATAGCTGGACACTgcaaagctgtgccagggaagagTCACTCACTACTTGTTCTGAAATTCTTCTTAGTCATTTATTATGGGTCACTGCCAAACACAAGACAAGCTTTGTTTTCCCAGCCACTTACATTCAGAACAAGAAATTAAGTAATTTCCTTTCCCctagaatatatatttttatgttttctttccccGTTTATCAATcataaaatgaacattttagaACTGCAATGAGAGgttctgcaaaataaaagctcCCTAATTCTTTAGCTGCAAGCTGACCAGGCTGCAGGACCTACCTTTATCAGAAATGCCAACAGCTTGTACTTCCCAGGTAGTCAGTGAATCAGGCAAGGTGACAGACAGAGTCTTTGATCTGTGTTTACAAGTGTTAGTACATTTATACATTCTCATTTGCCATCTGATAACATCAACACCTAATCAACAAAGGCAGTAAGTGCCTAGAACAATTCATGCATCTAAGAGAGACTTAGGTAAGACAAGAGATGGGAGCATATTTAGAAAACAGGACTTCTGGGGCTTTGTTTGAATAAACTTAAGTTTTAGCTGACTTCACAGAAGCTGGTGTTTAGCAAGGCtgaacatgaaggaaaaagtgATTCAACAATCTGGGCCCCAGACAGCATGTCCTGCATGGGAAAAACATGGCAGCAAGTTCATTTGTATAACACTGCATTTTATGACACCCCGTGGGTACAGCTAAAGCTACCCAGATTACCTCAGTTCTAGCATTTACTTTCTATAAAACTATGACTAAGTTAAATGTTGGGAACTGATGTGAGAAAAGCAGTACCTTGAAGAAACTTGGTGAACTTCCCATAACCAGCTCTCAGGGAAGTAGCTACGAACTTCTGCCACATCCAGTTCCAAGAGAGACTCAAAATCTGAAGAGcataaataaagcaagaaaaaaagtcctCACTAGTCctgataaaagcaaaaatgtatcTGAATACTTTCAGTCAAAAGTCCATGTTAATCCCATCTCATATATTTACACATGTGAATACCTGCCCAAAATCCAAACAGATTAACTTGTTAACAAGCAACTACAGGGAGAGAATGGGAGACAAGAAATTTCAGATTCCCACTCCTCTTTCCAGACACGTCACCCATTGGCTATTTCGGGCCTGGGCAAAGGATTAAAATGTAGTGTTCAAGTTTAGCATTGTCTTCCTAGGCAATGATCCTGTCTTCTTGCAGTTCTGCTTGTTCTGTATATGAGTCCATACAATCCAGCTCTTAACAGACTAAAGACCTGTTCTCCTGCCCCCTTCAGGGGTCTTTGGAGACTGGTAAAATGCTTTCTGGAATAACCCCGAGAGGCAATAGGGAGAGGTTAATAGATTAACAAAGCTATCACCTCCATGTTTCCCCACATTCAGCTCAAAGTGCTTCACCACGTGTCCCCAAGAGAGTTAAAACTCTGGTACTTACGCATTCTGGCCAGTATTAGCAGCTTATTAGGCTCTTTCTCCCGCAGCTTGTTTGCAAGCTCACAGCAATCCCTGAAGGCAGAAACACACCTCTCACTTCTGCGGATCCGCTGCGCTCTGTCACTGCAGGTCTCACTGACTGGATATGCTTTCACTCCTGCCATGCAACATTTTCGGATTTCTGGACGTACATATTTGGATgctgaaaataaagtaattcCCTTCTTGAgattaagtttttattttcaaatgcatcTTAAGTTGTTAtactgaatgtatttttaaaacgtGCAGAATTTTAGTGAAGGCACAGATTCTAAAGGTCATCATTCAAAAGCCAGTGACACATGCTTAATCACTACTACTCTGAATTAAAATTATACActaaaaaagtgttttatgaCATTTTAAGATTTAACAGTCAAAGGTTCTTCTGACAGGCCTGGTCCCTGGCAGGTGGTCACTGGGAAAGACTGACTTATGGTTGCACAGTGAGTTTTCAGGCTCTCTCCAGAAAAAGAGTGTGTACTTAAATCTTGACTACTTCAAATTTGGCAAAGGGCTAGAAGGCTTTATAAATGGGGCCCTCTCCAAAGTAATTTTCCATATTGGTCAGTCTCTCTCCACTACATtaagttaataataataatcaaaagTAGTAAGCACTCAGACTCTTGATTTCTAAtggatgttgggttttttttcataattatataatttaaaagatttttaacaCCTTCTTTGAGTATCTGCTCCTTGAAGTCAGACCGCTTGGCTCTTACAACTTCATTGCAAGTTTCACCTGTTCAAAAAATAAGTAAGTACAAAAATATGTGACCTTTTTTGTAACAGCACAGCCCTCTTAGAAATAATTCAATAACATAACATTCAAAATTTGGGAgactttttctgtttattattttacttacatagaagtattttcatttcagttacAGTAACTGATTCACGTCATAATATTTTCCTCCCTCAAAAATCATTACTGTGTGCATTCCCTCTGAATTTAATGATGTTGCAACATAATAACAGAGTCAGAACAGaatacttcagaaaagaaaaccaacaattTCATGCTCAAAACAAAGGAATTTACCTGCTACATTTAAATCATCAGCATTTGCATTAGTTAAAAATGTAAGCCCAGCCATTCGGAATACATCGATGTTGTTCTGTCCTCCTCCTGCACCACAGCCAAGGTCACTCTTTTCCAGCAGTAGCATTATCTGAGGAACAAACACATCAGCAGCTAACTAAAATGTGGAATTTATCAGATGATGAATGAAAGAGTTAGACTTGCAGAAAGGCCACTCTAGTCTGGAAGATGTCCTCACAACACACTGAAGAACACCACTGAGTGAGACCTGAGCCAATTCAAGCCCCAGCACAGCTACTTACAAGTTATGTCAGAGCTAGAGAGTCACACAGACCAATCAAGGTGGAAGCTTCACTAACCTGTTTACAACAGTTCTGATACTCAGGCTACCTTGTCTAAAACCAATTCAATAGTGCTATAAAGCAGATTCAAATGATTCAAGGTTGGTAAAAAAGCAttctcctcttcttctcctttgtATTTTGTATCTAACTTCATTTTGGCCAGGTCTGAAGGGTTCTGATGACACAGTTCAGATCTGCCTTTAAAACTAcaacttttttttactgtaaataaaGATATTGTAAGCAAATTCTTTTCTATAATTTTGAACTGTCAGATTTAAACCAGCTACTTTTATTCTGGCTTGAATTGCTCTACTCCTTATTTTCAGGTTTACTGAATGCATGACATAATAGCTATGTGAATatgaacataaaataaatatcaacatgtttttaatttgtggcTACTTAACTTTTTCCAAtgctctctttcctcttcctgtgACTCCATATACTGCCTTGTCAATAGCTGACAAGGCAACAAAGGAACTGAATTGTGTTTTCATGTTAAGTGATACAACTTCTGCTGGATTCAGTATCTTTTTGCTTGACTGCAGCTTAACCTataaattgaaaacaaatactggtaattttaaaagcacattgttaaaaaaatgcatctgaagGCAGACACTAAATCAAGGAAGTGTTAAAAAATTTTGTAGGTCCATGTTAAAATCTGActataaaatgaaagaatagTCACAAATTTTACTGCCTATTTTGCTACTCACATCAAGCCTATTCCCGCACTTCTGTTCCACGTTCAGCCAGACCGAATCAGCTACTAACTCAGCAGTTTCTTCTCCCATGACTATGTAGTAAACAACAAGACGTGCTGAAGGAACCATTTCTTGGGTTATCTGAAAAGTCAGATGCTCATATTCCAAATTCTCAATTCTCTTCTGAGTTCCAAAGCTTACTATCTTCCCTTTTGACATGATCTGTAATAGAAAAATGACAGAGAATGACAAAGtcaaattttatattaaatatgtttCTTACAAGTGACAATTACTTGCACTCAGATATAatccaacacacacaaaaatgccCTTGGGACCAGTGGGTCTAGACCAAAGGAGGTAGCTCTCTCCCTCATCTTCTAAAAAGAAGTGCTGTCTGTGCAcacttttcctctccatttcaACTCCTGGAATAGCTTTTGAGACCAGTGTTACTTGTTCTTAATCCCAGTCTATTTCAGATGAGAATTGAAAActtaatatataatttaaacaTGAGACTGTTaacaattttttactgtaagccTGATAGATTCTTTCTGGGAGGAGCAGCTATATGAGCTGCATGTATTCTATGCTGAGCATAGTTCTGGATTGTGAAGCTTTTCATTTAGCACCATATATTAAATCACAATTCAGTATTTCATGTGGAAACACCTGTTACTTACCAAATAGCTGTAATGATGGATTTTATGAATGTAACGACCATGTGGATatacattaatatttatgaAATCCCCTACTCTTAGTATCTTATGGTTTGAAGCCCAGTCAATATACAGATAACTCTGAGTTAATGATGAATAAGCTTTTGCTTCATAGGTTTTACTTGCTTGGTTTTCATCTGAAAGACGTGGATCTGCAGTTTTTACctgaaaagataattaaatgtctgaattttttctaggaaaggaggaaagaaaaactgtgtgTCATAAAAAGATACATAAATATCAAGTCAGACATAAAATGGTAGTGTAGAACATGTTCACAAATAAACAGCAGAAAGTATTAATATGCCTCACTGCATAGTGGGGGAAGCACTCAAAGAGATATGTTTTCACACAATTAATTTAGATTATTTTGGTTAATAATTATTATGAATTAAGTGTGACAAATTAGGATATTTTGTTTTAGAACAATTTAGTATAGAATGTAATGTTTCATTACAGCACTTTCATTACTGATTATTCTTAAGTCTCTACGTTTATGAACTATTAACTTTTGAGTGTTAAATCTTCCTGTCAGTGATTTACATTCTCCAAAGTACAGAATTAAAcccctgaaaaaataaattaattgaatGAACTAACTCACTTGAAACTCCAGCATTTTGCTATTAGATGGGATattaacaacaaacaaagcagTGCCATCATTtatgcttgtttttcttctcccagattCTGATCCCTCTGATATCAACTCAGTCTCATCCATCTCCTCATTCAATGATTTTGCAGTGATGGTTATAGGGACATTTCTGACAAACTGATCAACTGTATCTTTCACCTGCACCTGTTCATCAGAATGGACAATATTTCTTAAATGAATGGTGACATTTTTCAAGGAGAAAACTTTCAAACTGCTAAGCTTCTAcaatagcaaggaaaaaaaagtaaatggacaatagaaattaaaagcatGTTAAGACCCAcagtgatatatatatatataaaagaaaaatacttctgcatcacaggttttatgtttttatgtgcaacaattctgtttattttaactaACCTTAATGAAGAAGGGAAGTCCAGGCTTCACAAAGAGAGGAGTAGCAATCAAACTCAATTTGTAAGGAGACACAGCAAATCTGACTCCAGCAAATTCTGCTTCACCACTGAGGCCACCTAATAAAATGTTATGACCCTTTTAATAATCACATCCTAGAGCCTTCAAAGCAGCACAAACTGTGACAGTGAAGTCCTTGCATCTAAACAGTCAACTCCTTGCATAttgggaaaacaaataattaaatacatttaatccCTCAAAATTTTTACAGTGATGGATGGGCTGTTCTTTCTCATAAGGTTTTGGAAGAAGGATTTCTGAACACTAAAGGAACTCTGATACTAGGAAAGATACCCatatagttttgttttctagatCTGTTTACATTTGCAGacacgttaaaaaaaaaataaaattaaaaagcaacttACCAGAAGACTCCAGCACTGATGCCACAATATATAAATATGACCCATCCAATTCCTCTAGACTTTGAAACCCTATAAAACTCACTGCCTCCTTACTGTTAAAATTTATCTCAGCAACTCCATTTTCAATCtggaaattaaatataaatcaTTACTGAATAGtcaataatttagaaataatacATAGAAACTCTATATGTAAAGTCTAACTTCAACACCTTTCTGTTCATTGCCTATTTTCAGGTGAAATCAAAGGTGGAGATGTCTCAATGAAGAATTCTTTATTCCCTGAAATTTTTGACAGCTAATCAACCAATAGCATATATTGCAAAGACTGCATTCTGGCCCAACAAAAGACAGGAATAACAGGTATCTTCAGTAAGGCAGGATACTGTATTTTATCATTCCTCAATGACTGAAACTGCCTTCTGTCTCAAGTGATGCTTCTgagtttcattttaaagtgcttttctgTGACCCAAATTACAGTATTACATAGGAAAAGCTGACACTGAATAGCTGCTGATGCAAActgggagctggaagccattcTCAACAAATTCAATGGGAAAACTTTAGTGGAATTGCATCAGTCCTGATCTAAGCACATGAAATCCACAAACCAAGCTTGCCGCTTCTTACCCTCGTCACATGCATCGCACGAGGCAtcattcttttttcattttcttcaattATTCCAAAACGAAGAAAAACATCAGCACTTGCAagctttttattataaaaatagctgagaagaaaacaatagaAATGCTTTAAAGATTACTTTGACGGCTGCAACACAGCATTTGCTCTTGAAGAAGAGGAATTTCCTAGGCAAGAGATAGAAAAAACTGTAGCTTTCACACTTGTGTTGAAAGACAGTAACTTTGTAAGAAGGATTGTGATTATAGTATTTCTAGaggaagcaaaagaagaaatttctgGACACGGGACAATCATTCTTCAGATAAAAGGAGAAGATATATTACATATTTAGAAGTGATACACATATTCAGAAATCAAAGCCGAATTTCCTTACCTGGCTTTCACAACAATCCTGAAGTTCTCAAATTTATCAGAGCTAATGAAGCTGCTTTCTGGCTCTATGACAATGGAAAAACTTGGCATTGCTGAAAATGGAGTAGAAAATAAAGCCACTTAGATGTGTCTTTATACATTAAGCCACAGGTACTCAGAAGGACACCTCTGTATAGCCATCAAAGAAGCATGTTGGTATCAAGTGATCTGAGTTATGATAGCCCCAAAACACAGCTGTCAGCTTGTCCTTGTTAGGCAAAGCACAGATTATAAAGCCTTAAGTTACCTGCAGTTGCCCTGGCTCCACATTTTGCATCATTGCAACTATGTCAAGATGCCCCAGCATactaaagaataattttatttacagtcATGTTGTATCAATACAGTCTTCTACTGATGGGACTGATTAGTTTGAACCCCTTGGCATTACACTGCAGCCCACTGCTGTGTATAAGCCACCCAATGCAACCTCAGGCATTTCTGCATGTTCCTCCTCTGTGTTGTGTCACTGCCCTCTACagatttctttgcaaaaaacagaaaatgcaagttCACAGGATGGGCACACCTTACCATATTCCTTAACTTCAAATTTGGCAACAGCTGAGGTTCCAAAATTCTTCTTATACTTGGCTTCAATTTTCCAAATGCCATACCTACAGAATGgcaacaataattttttttattaaaattcatgCCAAAGACAAAAATGAATATTACTACTTAATAATATTTCATGTTAAtaattaagagagaaaaattctgCACCAAGTTTTTGCACATGTTCAATGCCTACTTTGAGAAGATtctgctgtaatattttaataattatttgaaacttattttaaaacactttatataattatttctttatactATGTTTACACAatgtaaaatgttaaaaatctcCGAGTTTCAAGTCATGCACACTCCGTGTGTCAAGCAAAAGACATTCTGACAGTCTTTAAAGACAGTATTACGTTCATAAAATTCTTAAAAAGCACTAAATTAATCTACTTAGGATTAGGAGGAATCTTGAAGTCAGGAAAAGAAACTATGCCAGTAAAATCTTCTTCTTCAATAATGTCCACTTTTACTCCTTCAGGATCCTATAAATTATAACAGGAACGAATCAGCAGGTACAGATCACTCTTACCAAAGGAAAACCTTCATTCAGTGATGTCAGTGGGACTCAGGCCATAACATATTCTGCTAAGAGTTTTGCACATTTCACagcatgaaaaaacatttttagaaacaacTCAGACTGAAACTCAGATAAGACATTTTACTGTTGTTCCAACAATTAAAAGCTGTTACTACACAATGCCTAAAACTGGTAATAGCAAGTCTATTataaaaggctaaaaaaaatatagtagaCACTGATTATAtcttaaattaaataaacaacaGAAGGAAAGCCTTGTATTATTAAAGCTCCTCAAAAATTCTTTCTTCAGttattgaaaataattgttactttttcttttttttcccattctgcaACAACTTCAGATCTGGGACTTGAAAACCTCTATCCAACTGTGCACAGTCATTTTtagatcttttaaaatatgtctgGCTTCCTGCAAAACTATCTAAATATTGATTGTAAAACTAATTTACCACCTAACTACACTTACTGCTCTGGTGATCTAGAGAATACTAAATACAGTGACAACTTACCACAAAAGTTAGGACAGTTTCTCGCCGAGCAGGCTGCAGGTCTTCATTCAGAGAATAAACCCTGACTTTCACTGAAAGGATCAGTACAATAAATTTCAAAGTCATGCCATTATagagatttgtttaaaaaaacagaaaaccaacgaaccaaaaaccaaacaataaaaaaccccagaacacaaaaaaccaaccttTTATCCCTAcgaattttttaataaactaataataataaataataataaaactaaTAGTTTTACTATTTCTAGAATGCTGCTGACCATGTATTTATTCAAGCTAGCAACACCAGACCCTGCACCACCATTATTTCACAGTCAGTCATCAAAGTGCAACATCATTTTTTGCCATCACAATCCCAGCATATCACTTTTGTAGGAAAAGAGCTCAAGCCACATAAAAACAACGATTCAATCATCATTTCTTCataaagatttttaatatattcccAGTAAATCTCTCACTTTTCTGCCATAGATCAGTGATGTAAGATGTGGAGTGGAGGGAGTGAGACCATATTGGGAGAAGGGATGAATTTTGAGGGTATAGTCAAAtagttaaaaatattattctgataaaaaaaaaaatcaacagcagcCGACATCAATACAACATAATCAAGAgcttaaattaaatttcaatCCTAATCTCTTGAAAAAGTCaacagactttaaaaattaaataacagcCAAGACAAATAAGCATTATTTACCTGACTGATCAGGAGTATAAACTGGTTTGTCTGtatgaataaaaagaaaccCATTCTCATAGGaaataggaattttttttaatcttgtaaaATGTGGAGAAACAGCTTCTAAATACACATAATTGATTGACTTCTCCACTTTTGGTAAATCTGTTGGTTGAATCTGGGAAAGatgaaacaaagatttttaaaaaacagaaaaacatttttcaagtattttttcaagtatattttacagtgtttttcaATGAGACCAATATCTAAATAGCCTTACTAGCCTGTTgtgaattattattaaattaaaacatcaaCACTCACACGGGTCTGtttttgcttacatcacagaTGTTAGCCTGGAATATTAAGGTACAGGTATTCtgaaattttgaattttgctgATGTCCAGAACTAAACCAGCAAAGTGCAAAGGCCAGTTATGAGGTTACAGGAATACaacttccatttaaatataCAACAAATCTTGGCCACACCAAAGTTGCTGTTGTGGTTAACAGTGGTGAAATAGCTGCTTTtgctaaaaggaaaactgggCAAGAAGCACCTTGTGGG is part of the Apus apus isolate bApuApu2 chromosome 19, bApuApu2.pri.cur, whole genome shotgun sequence genome and harbors:
- the C5 gene encoding complement C5 isoform X1, producing the protein MTVLICFFVLLFSGTTFSQEKTYVLTASKIFRVGASEKVVVQAFGYETEFPVNVAVKSFPDKLSVYSSGRISLTPANKFQDAVTLRIQPTDLPKVEKSINYVYLEAVSPHFTRLKKIPISYENGFLFIHTDKPVYTPDQSVKVRVYSLNEDLQPARRETVLTFVDPEGVKVDIIEEEDFTGIVSFPDFKIPPNPKYGIWKIEAKYKKNFGTSAVAKFEVKEYAMPSFSIVIEPESSFISSDKFENFRIVVKASYFYNKKLASADVFLRFGIIEENEKRMMPRAMHVTRIENGVAEINFNSKEAVSFIGFQSLEELDGSYLYIVASVLESSGGLSGEAEFAGVRFAVSPYKLSLIATPLFVKPGLPFFIKVQVKDTVDQFVRNVPITITAKSLNEEMDETELISEGSESGRRKTSINDGTALFVVNIPSNSKMLEFQVKTADPRLSDENQASKTYEAKAYSSLTQSYLYIDWASNHKILRVGDFININVYPHGRYIHKIHHYSYLIMSKGKIVSFGTQKRIENLEYEHLTFQITQEMVPSARLVVYYIVMGEETAELVADSVWLNVEQKCGNRLDVKLQSSKKILNPAEVVSLNMKTQFSSFVALSAIDKAVYGVTGRGKRALEKIMLLLEKSDLGCGAGGGQNNIDVFRMAGLTFLTNANADDLNVAGETCNEVVRAKRSDFKEQILKEASKYVRPEIRKCCMAGVKAYPVSETCSDRAQRIRRSERCVSAFRDCCELANKLREKEPNKLLILARMHFESLLELDVAEVRSYFPESWLWEVHQVSSRSKTLSVTLPDSLTTWEVQAVGISDKGICVAAPMEMQVVKDIFLSVHVPYSVVRGEQIEIKGSVYNHRTAAIKFCVTVATGNGICSFGDSAATGARIRSCNFKSLDGGSSSPVTFRILPLELGLHTINFTLLTARNSEIVVKTLRVVPEGIKKELHAGFTLDPQGIYGSIKRRQEFRYNIPLNLVPKTKIDRSVSVKGHLMGEVIATVLNPSSLNVLTNLPKGSAEAEFMNIVPVFYVFHYLEGSDNWHLLGPQTLTSRTQMRRKMKEGIVSILSFRNSDFSYSMWKNGQASTWLTAFALRILGQVNQYIILDQISVCNSLLWLIDNCQMPDGSFSEFSDYQPVKLQGTLPREAKEKSLYLTAFSIIGIEKSINICPTQRIHDAKNKAGDYLMKNVGSAQSPFTMAITSYALALVDLNHHSARLAFSALKREASVIGDPPIYRFWKDTFKTVDQHTPSSVTAQMVETTAYALLTTLLRGDQNYANPIIKWLSEEQRYGGGFYSTQDTITALEALTEYSLLAKRLYLNMSVKVSYKSHGNLQLFTLTEDDFVGRTVTVPLDDDIYVSTGSSTGIATVNVKTVYNTIGTSVESCNFDLKIIPKRDDGHIREEGEPLGRLEACAKYRPSVREPWSGSAHAVMDIGLVSGLEANTEDLSTLASGVDQLIADYEIKDGHVILQIDSVPASSFLCVGFRVSELFRVGMLSPATFTVYEYHSPDKRCTIFYNPYGNEKLVRLCEGDECKCMEAECSEVQERLDQSITADSRRAVACQSDIAYVYKVNILSHSEEGSFVKYSAALLDLYKRGQAFAQKNNEITFIKKKSCTGVELRPGEQYLIMGKEALKMRIGYNFKFQYPLDSSTWIEWWPSNAACTSCQEFLNTMEDFVEDLLISGC
- the C5 gene encoding complement C5 isoform X2 — encoded protein: MTVLICFFVLLFSGTTFSQEKTYVLTASKIFRVGASEKVVVQAFGYETEFPVNVAVKSFPDKLSVYSSGRISLTPANKFQDAVTLRIQPTDLPKVEKSINYVYLEAVSPHFTRLKKIPISYENGFLFIHTDKPVYTPDQSVKVRVYSLNEDLQPARRETVLTFVDPEGVKVDIIEEEDFTGIVSFPDFKIPPNPKYGIWKIEAKYKKNFGTSAVAKFEVKEYAMPSFSIVIEPESSFISSDKFENFRIVVKASYFYNKKLASADVFLRFGIIEENEKRMMPRAMHVTRIENGVAEINFNSKEAVSFIGFQSLEELDGSYLYIVASVLESSGGLSGEAEFAGVRFAVSPYKLSLIATPLFVKPGLPFFIKVQVKDTVDQFVRNVPITITAKSLNEEMDETELISEGSESGRRKTSINDGTALFVVNIPSNSKMLEFQVKTADPRLSDENQASKTYEAKAYSSLTQSYLYIDWASNHKILRVGDFININVYPHGRYIHKIHHYSYLIMSKGKIVSFGTQKRIENLEYEHLTFQITQEMVPSARLVVYYIVMGEETAELVADSVWLNVEQKCGNRLDVKLQSSKKILNPAEVVSLNMKTQFSSFVALSAIDKAVYGVTGRGKRALEKIMLLLEKSDLGCGAGGGQNNIDVFRMAGLTFLTNANADDLNVAGETCNEVVRAKRSDFKEQILKEASKYVRPEIRKCCMAGVKAYPVSETCSDRAQRIRRSERCVSAFRDCCELANKLREKEPNKLLILARMHFESLLELDVAEVRSYFPESWLWEVHQVSSRSKTLSVTLPDSLTTWEVQAVGISDKGICVAAPMEMQVVKDIFLSVHVPYSVVRGEQIEIKGSVYNHRTAAIKFCVTVATGNGICSFGDSAATGARIRSCNFKSLDGGSSSPVTFRILPLELGLHTINFTLLTARNSEIVVKTLRVVPEGIKKELHAGFTLDPQGIYGSIKRRQEFRYNIPLNLVPKTKIDRSVSVKGHLMGEVIATVLNPSSLNVLTNLPKGSAEAEFMNIVPVFYVFHYLEGSDNWHLLGPQTLTSRTQMRRKMKEGIVSILSFRNSDFSYSMWKNGQASTWLTAFALRILGQVNQYIILDQISVCNSLLWLIDNCQMPDGSFSEFSDYQPVKLQGTLPREAKEKSLYLTAFSIIGIEKSINICPTQRIHDAKNKAGDYLMKNVGSAQSPFTMAITSYALALVDLNHHSARLAFSALKREASVIGDPPIYRFWKDTFKTVDQHTPSSVTAQMVETTAYALLTTLLRGDQNYANPIIKWLSEEQRYGGGFYSTQDTITALEALTEYSLLAKRLYLNMSVKVSYKSHGNLQLFTLTEDDFVGRTVTVPLDDDIYVSTGSSTGIATVNVKTVYNTIGTSVESCNFDLKIIPKRDDGHIREEGEPLGRLEACAKYRPSVREPWSGSAHAVMDIGLVSGLEANTEDLSTLASGVDQLIADYEIKDGHVILQIDSVRYPFHNCSSQ